TCACTTGACCACTACGCCTTTCCTCTGGCAGAAATGTTTGCATTTAATACACAAGCACTAACACTGCTGCCAATAGTCCTAGCTTGGATATATGAGGTCTACTACGAGTACTTCTGGTCTCTTTTGGAGTCATTCCTGAGTCTTGCTCTTCTGACTCAATTCCAGTCAATGGACAAATTTTAGTTATAGGTCATTTTATCAACCTATCTTGATGTTTTATAGTTACTACTCTGACTGTATCCTCCCTAcctttatatatttcttttatttttcctAAGGGTCATCTAGCTGGGTGACaggtttcatcttttattaatacaatctgtccttttttaatattctgcattcctattttccatttatttctcTGTTGTattgtgtgcaaataatcttctttccatttaatccaaaattcccttttcattttctgaattaatctCCACCTTTTAAGATTGCCGATTTGTTCCTCTGAAATTGCCTCAatcgggccaaatattggTCTTCCAATAATAAAATGACATGGTGTTAATACATCCAGATCGTCAATATCATTTGTAGCTTTATACAAAGGGCGTGAATTTAGTACCGCTTCAATTTGACATAATAGAGTTGCCATTTCCAATTACCCTTTTTAAgtgatatttcactgattttaccCCAGCTTTTCAAATACCTCCGAAGTGAGGTCCTGCCGGGGGAATATAATGCCGCtcgatctgttctctttcTTATATTGGAACCACTTTAATGTTGTCTCTGAGGGCTCTTTGGTATTCCTCGTCTAATTTGCGCGAAGCTCCTACAAAGTTGGTTCCATTATCGGACAAAATTTGTGCACATTTTGCTCTTGAGAAAAATCTTCTAAGTGCAGCTAGAAATGCATCTGAAGTAAGATCGCTGACTACTTCCAAATGAATAGCTTTTGTCGCCATGCATACGAATACGGCAATATATCCCTTATACGATTTCTGCCCCCGGTTTTTACAGCATCGGATATGGTAAGGCCCGGCGAAGTCTACACCTGTATTTGTAAACGGGTGCGACATTGTAGCTCTGTGTTTCGGCAGATTTCCCATAATTTGTTCTGCAGTATTCTGTCGATACCTAGCACAGGTGACACACTCgttaagttttttctttaagcaaTTTCTTAGCCCAAATATCCAAAATTTTCGCTGGATATAGTTTTGAATCAAATTAATTCCACCGTGCAATGTTTCTTTATGTGCATTCTTGATAATTAAAGACGTCAAGTGACACTTATCTAAAATCAAGGGATGTTTAACCTCAAATTCCGCGTTGGAGTTTTGCAATCTACCTCCAACTCGTAACAATCCGTCTTTATCTAAGAACGGATTTAAgcttaatagtttattttttgtttctatttccttGTCATTAATTAGGCTAGCTATTTCGGAACTGAATTGgattgcttgttgttgttttactaTTAATACTTTGGCACTCTTAATCTCCTTCATTGTCAAAAATAGAGGAAATTCtctctttttggttttgatttgaataaaccTCAATACCTATGCAATGACTCTTTTTGTAGTTTATGCATAaacgaatatttttgtaataaaatgttattttttgctATTACAATTGTTGTGCCAAGAActaatttttcttcattttccttttttggccAATGTTGCTTAGATTTCGCCAACCATTGAGGCCCTTTCCACCAAATCTTAAAATCTTTTAGCTTATCTTCACTAATGCCCCTTGATGCTACATCTGCTGGATTGTCTTCAGTTCTAACGTGTCCCCatttaattgctttaattTTTCTTACTTCGTCAGTTCGACGCCTGATAAACTTGTCTTTATTGTCTCCATTCTTTATCCAGGCTAGAGTAATAGTAGAATCACTCCAGGCATAATACTTTACATTACTTCCAACCGCTTTTTTCACCCgttgaattaattttttccaGAAGATGTGCTGCACAAAGTTCTAATTTTGGAATAGTTTTCCGATTCTTCTTTGGAttaactttgcttttgctggctaTTATAATTATAGAACTATCTACCTTGACATACACTACGGAAGCATAAGCCTTTTCGGATGCTCCGGCAAACCCATGAATTTGCATCGACTTATTGTGCTGAGAATTTAGCCATCTTGGTATCCGAATGCTCTCCAACtctgttaaactatttttaaaccaATTCCATTCTCGAGTATCCTGTTCTGATCCCAATTGTTGTCTGCtagccaaagtttttgaataaacaattttccgaCAAGTGTCACTGGAGACAACCAGCCTAAGGGGTCATACATCTTGTCTAAGGTAGATAATACTATTCTCATGTTATTGTTCTTAATTAATTCATAATGGAAATGGAACCAAAACTCGTCTTTAACCGGTTGCTATTGGAACCCTTCCGGGTAACTTCCTTTGCATGCTTTTTAGTATCCAGTATCTAGTCGGCATCTGTCATCAAGTCGtccatttaaaaatcattctttatgatttccctaattgcttgatttttgcaattatccGCTATCGCAACAAGCGCCCTGGTTGCTAAGTAGGGTGCTGAATCTGTGCCGTACGTAACGGTTGTAACATTAATTTGCCGGTACATTTTTGAATATCCCagatccttttcttttttaaatggtattttaaccACATACCTGCCATTCTCatttcttcttgttgtttccaagAAATGCTTCTCGCACACATCTTCTTCTACAtcattcttttcactttccaattCCCAGATCCGTTCTAAATCCCCAACCTTAATGGTTGTCCCCACAATAAATTGATCaccttttgatttggtgcaaccggatataatccatccgaattctgtattttgtccaagtagtccgtctatttttactactccgtcttttaaaatatgggtATACAAATCTATCCCAATTATTAAATCTATACTACTTGGTTTGTTAAAGTTAGGGTCTGCCAACACATAATCTTGCCACTTAGTTTTATCAATATTGAAAGACTTTAATGGTAAAGCTTTCATTAGTTTCGGAAGAATAATTGCTTCAATATTTAGAGGACCTTTATTATAATCAGGAGCTTTTACCGACAAAGTAACTTTGTACTTCGAAGTGCAAGAGTCTGTAGATGACACTCCACTTACCTCGGTGTTCGCTCTTTTTCGTACTAAGTTTAATATTTCCGCAGATTCTTCTAAAAATATTGGTACATTGCGACCCACAATCAATGAGAGCTCTAAGGTTTTGATAGCCACCATTCCTTAACCTTACTTTTATAAGTGCTGTAGCTAAGAATGCTTGTTCTTTTGTCAAGCAAGTGTTAAGTTTTCCCTCTTTTAGTAGGGAATATCGGGGGAGCATCGTATGATGAGGTTTTTTACAAAtcccacatacatacaatttCAGACATTTCTTATACAGCATTTTGTGCAAAGGcgctgttttttaataaactggcCTCGATCTATCAGACTCATTCCCTTAAACTTACAGCAGCTAATTATGCGGAcaatcttcttttttttttttacatagtttataaaatttttattttttttcctttcttgtATGCCATACGTTTTCTTCTGTGTTGTTATGTTCGGTGTGCAGAGTATATCTGCTCGtgtttcttctttattttatgCTTCCTTTTTACTGCATCTGTtgtggtttgttgttgttgttgtttgttttgtagTACAAATGAAAACTAACTTAACTAATGGGTTTAATAGAAACCGCCGGTCTGCTGCTGGTACACCTCGATGGTGTCGCCTTCCTCCATCTCTAGCGAAGTTGGGGTATCGTTCTCGTTTATAGGCTGGCCATCAAAGCGGAAGCGCACAACCTGCATGGACAGCCCGGCCCTGTCACAGTAGGCGTTCATCAACTTTCGCAGCGGAgtgtgttttttaattttaaattggaCCACGGCATTGTCCTGTCCCAACACCTTCAAGTTGATGTGTTCGGTTTCACCACCTTTCTTTTCGTCAGACATGTTTTTTTCGATGGGTTTTCTGAGTGCGTGAGAgtcaaaaatatgaaatgatGCCGGCGTGCTGTACAagaaaaaattgcaaataacACACAAATTAGTTATTTCAAATCACACACTTCATGCGCGGCTTGCTTGCCACCTCAAAGTGagttttgcaattttattttaccatattgtactaccttttttaatggtttccactctttatcctgcgacgtgtaaagagaagtgtaccgttgttctaaaaattccattacatCTGGCAATGCTTGGATCTCTTTTGTCCTTTTCATATGACTTTCATATAATTGCAAGGTatctttgttgaattttttcaacACTATGTGCGCGAAAATCACATCAACTTCTTCTGTTAAAtgtgactttaatttaattaaatgtattgactcatttatagaatcagaaaaccatttaatatgtttcgcTGAATCGTGATCTAGCATTCGTAGGTCTAGTAAACGATTCAGCTGATCCGAAaaatttttcgtttattttcatACCGGTTGGTCAGCAATTCCCAAGCGGCATTATAATTCTCCAGCGACCCATTTAAAAGCTATCATACTCCGTGCCTCACCCTTTATCgcgattttcaaataattgaattttagagATGTACCTAGACTATATCTGTTATGAATTatttcacaaaatatttgtgaaaagccGTTTTTCTTCGTCCGAGAATGTGGTTACTTCCACTTTCTGAAGATCAGGCAAATcgatatcttctttttttatcgTTGCCCTTTTAGTATCCATGCTGTTTCCCTCAGCTACGGTTTGCATCCTAACTTCTAGGTTGCTTAACATGCTTTGAATATCAAAGTCCAACTAGACGATCTGCTCGTTGAAGCCGTCGTTTGTTTCATAGCTATGATTAAACTCCTCAATTTTTGTGCTCAGTTTTTTACTGAGGAACtcaattttttcctttctcatTCTACACTCTCCCATTTTAGCCCGATCAAACCTCTGCATGGTTTGCTCTAAATATGTCCTCAGGTTTTCCACTATTCTGTCGATTTCCTCAGACACTTTTTCTATGCTATTGTCAATTTTGGGCTCTATGTCTtccttcaaagttccagtctCCACAGAttgtaactttgttttttttttacctttcCTTTCGTTAgggtttcattattttttgactctacatactttttatgtatgtcctgtatatttttaataattttttcgtACTGCTGTCTCTTATAGTAGTCATGATCGACTACTCTATATGCTAACAGTGCAAAATGATTGCctgtaactttgtttttaaGGTCTCCTAACCTTTGATTACATCGCTGGTCAAATGACCAGCTTCAATCTTTTTAATCTCCCTTGCTATCGCGGCTTGAGCCTCTAAtagcttaattatttgttccGACAACatcttaatttaatttgttactAATTTGGCTTAACAACAATTTGAGATATGAGACTTAGCTGAtgaattctgcttctgctgttgttgttaatgCTTCCGCTAAAGTCGCTGTCGCTACTGGTGATATCGTtgtcgatgctgctgatgtcgcTGCAGCTATTGTCACTACTGCTGAtgtcgatgctgctggtgtcgatgctgctgatgtcgcCGCAGCtattgtcgctgctgctggggacGCTGCAGTTATTGTCGCTGGCACATTGGGCAGACAAAaaccaatttatttatttattttttcacaATCACAGTTATTTTGccatttgtattgttttttaattgctgGCCTTCAAGAACTTTCGGATGTTTCGGATTATATATAGAgtagacatttgcgagttgagttgtaaattctaactaaattttattcttaaaatcagatcCTTgtatgtgatttgacaatgaggtaggaggtacaatttCGTATTCTATAAttcgttagacctacgcaaaGGGGACATTTTACTGCGGGTGTCTATTTCAGtgcatgcttacattagtGTTATTTTAGGACTGCACTGGTTAAGTGTgttctccacttgtgttttgttgtagtatcttttaatgggttacagaCCTTTGTTTACACCCGAAAAGTCATTATTTatctac
The sequence above is a segment of the Drosophila pseudoobscura strain MV-25-SWS-2005 chromosome X, UCI_Dpse_MV25, whole genome shotgun sequence genome. Coding sequences within it:
- the LOC117184543 gene encoding small ubiquitin-related modifier 2-like — encoded protein: MSDEKKGGETEHINLKVLGQDNAVVQFKIKKHTPLRKLMNAYCDRAGLSMQVVRFRFDGQPINENDTPTSLEMEEGDTIEVYQQQTGGFY